The DNA segment GCGCAACTGCATCCACTTTGTGGGGCGCATGGCGGAGCTGATCGGTCTGAAGGTCGATTACCCGGCCAACATGATGCGCCGCCCGCGCGAATGGCTCAACCACATCGGAACTTTGAACCCGCACTTGGGCGCCAGGCGGTTCGGTTAGGATAAGTTGCCGGGCCGGCCTTGCTTGCGCGGCGGGGAGCGGGAATGACCGCCCCATGGCCATTCTCTCCGACCGCTGGATTCGCGAGGCGGCGACAACGCGCGGGATGATCGAGCCTTTCGTAGAGGCTCAGCGGCGCGACGGCTGCATTTCCTATGGCCTGTCGAGCTTCGGCTACGATGCGCGCGTGGCTGACGAGTTCAAGATCTTCACCAATGTCGACAACGCGATCGTCGATCCCAAGGACTTCGCCGCCACAAGCTTCGTCGATCGGCAAACCCAGGTCTGCGTGATCCCGCCCAACAGCTTCGCGCTCGCGCGCACAGTCGAATATTTCCGTGTGCCCGAGGATGTCCTCGTCATCTGTCTCGGCAAGAGCACTTATGCCCGCTGCGGCATCATCGTGAACGTCACCCCGCTCGAGCCGGGGTGGGAAGGGCACGTGACGCTCGAATTCTCGAACACCACTCCGCTCCCCGCCAAGATCTACGCCGGCGAAGGGGCATGCCAGTTCCTGTTCCTACAGGGGAACGAGCGGCCGGAGGTGACCTATGCCGATCGCGCCGGCAAATACATGGGCCAGCGCGGGGTGACCTTGCCGCGGCTCTGACCCGCCGGAACCGATCCCCATCCCGACCCGTTGCCGGGATCGAGTTCAGGGGAGATAAGGCAATGGCGGCTCTGGCGGCAATCATCGGGCGGCTGTGCATCGCCGCGCTCTTCGTGATGTCGGGCATCGCCAAGCTCGCCGATCCGGCGGGGACGGCACAGTACATCACGGCCAACAGCACCCTTCCCGCGACGCTGGCCACT comes from the Qipengyuania sediminis genome and includes:
- the dcd gene encoding dCTP deaminase → MAILSDRWIREAATTRGMIEPFVEAQRRDGCISYGLSSFGYDARVADEFKIFTNVDNAIVDPKDFAATSFVDRQTQVCVIPPNSFALARTVEYFRVPEDVLVICLGKSTYARCGIIVNVTPLEPGWEGHVTLEFSNTTPLPAKIYAGEGACQFLFLQGNERPEVTYADRAGKYMGQRGVTLPRL